From Acidobacteriota bacterium:
GCACGGCGCATCGGAGTTCCACGAACGGGCGGTGGCCGTTCTTGGAATCGACCGGTTGCCGTCGCGACAGATTAGCGAGCTGTCGTCGGGTCAGCGCCAGCGAATTGCGCTGGCGGTCGCCCTCGCCGGCTGCCCACGCCCGGTGCTGCTCGACGAGCCGACCGCCCACCTCGACAGGGACGGGGTCAACGTTTTCGGTTCGCTGGTGCGCGAAGGGCGAGAGCTGGGCGGCATGTTCATGGTCAGTGAACAGGCCGGCTGGCGATTGCACGGTGCTGTCAGCCAGTGGCACGAGCTGGCCGACGGAAGCCTTGCGCCGGGGCCGGATCCCAAGCTGCCAAAGCTGCCGTCGCCGTCCCCATGCGGAGAGCGAGTCGTGCTCTCGGCTCGCGGGCTGCGGGTCGAGCGAGGCGGGCGGACACTGCTCGCGAATGCCGGTATCGAGGTGCGGGAGGGCGAGGTGGTGGTGCTGACAGGGGCCAACGGCTGCGGCAAGTCGACCCTGGCCGAAGCTCTCTGCGGCCTGCGCCGCGCACAGGGAGGTGTGGTCGAACGAGAGGGCAGGGCGGCCCTCATGCTGCCTTCGTCGGAGCTCCAGCTCTTCGCGGGCTCGGTGGCGGACGAGGTAGCCGCGGCCGGCGCCCGTTCCGACGAATCGGCCAGGGTCCTGCGCAGGCACCGGTTGGAGCACCTCTCGGCCCGAGCGCCGTGGACGCTTTCGCGAGGTGAGCGCCAACGCCTCGTCCACGCGGCTCTCGATCTCCTGCAGCCGGAGATCATGATCGTCGACGAACCGGGCCAGGGACTCGATCCGCAGGACCTGGCGGCCTTCGTGCATCTGGTGCATCGCAGGGCGGAGAAGGGGAGGGCCTACATCATCATCTCCCATCGCCTGGAACTTGTGGCGGCGGCCCATCGCCACCTCCGGATAAGTGACGAAAGATTGATCGAGGCCGCCCCATGAAGGATGTGCGGCCGTGGACCTATGCGGCCCTCTTCGGCACGCTGTGGGGCGCCATCGAGGCGACTCTCGGCACCGTGCTATACCTGGGGAAGTTACCGCTGCGCGGCAGCATCATCGGCATCGCCGGTCTGCTGTGCCTGGTGTGCCTGCGCCGCCTCCAGCCGAAGCCCGGGGTCTGTCTCCTGGCTGGCGTCGTCGCGGTCTTCATCAAAATCTTTACCCTTGGCGGCCTCTATCCCGGTCCGGTGATCGGCATCGTGGTCCAGGCCCTGGCGGTGGAGATCGCGCTCACCGCAACCGGCGGTCGCGCCGTGGGCGCGGCGATCGGCGGGTTCTTCGCCCTCGCCACCAACCCGCTGCAGAAGCTCACCACGATGTGGGTCGTGACCGGGAGGGACGCGGTCCGCGGCTACATGCAGCTTCTCCAGGAGAGCGCAACGGCGATCGGCCTGGGAGGCCTCAGCCCGACGGTCATCGTCTCCGCAGTCGTCGTGGCCACCGGTGCGATCGGCGCGGTCGGAGGCTTGTGGGCTTGGCGGGTCGCGGGCCGTGTCGTGCAAAGGATCGGGAGGAGTCCGTGAAACGGGTGGCCGCCGTTGCTCTCGCCGTGTCCACGGTCATCGTGCTCTTCGGCGAACCGATCAACGCAGTGTGGGCGGCCCTGGTGGCTGTGGCCGCGGTGTGGGTCCTCGACCCGGTGGCGCTGCGTGCGGGGCTTCGTGTCGGCGCGGTCCTCGCCATCGTCTTCGCGGCCGCGGTGACGGCCGCCGTCGTGGCCTGGGCGGAAGGTCCGCAGCGTGGAGTGGAGCTCGGCGGCATGGTGCTGCTCCGCCTGCTGATCATGACCATCGCGGCCGGAGTGCTGGTCCGTTCAGTGAACGCCGAGAAAATCCTCCGCTTGACCGAGCGCTTGGGGCTCGAACGACTCGGCCTGGTCCTCGGTCTGGCGCTCAACTCGCTGCCGAGTCTGGCGCACGCGTCGGGTGATGTGTGGACCGCGGCCAGGGTGCGCAGCGACGGACCGTTGCAATTACTGCGGCGTGTTCCGAACCTTGGCGAGGTGCTGCTCTCACACACCGCCCGCATCGCTGAGGAGGCGTCCGCTGCCGCGTCTCTTCGTGGACACTCGGCCCTCACGCGCCCGGGCGGGAGGGTTTCAGGGGCCGTGCGAACAGTCGTTGTCACGGGGCCGCCCGGAGGGGGCAAGACCGATGTGGTGGCGGCCGTAGCCGGCCAGCTGCAGAACGAAGGGGTGCCGGTCTTCGGGTTCATCCAGCCGGGGATCCTCGAAGACGGCGAGAAGGTCGGATTTCGGCTTCGCGACGTGGCCACCGGGGACGAGGCCGTCCTCGCGACACGCGGCGAGCGGCGCGAAGGTGATTTCGGCACCCGCTTTCAGTTTACGGATGAAGGATTCCGGCTCGGGAGCCAGGCCCTGTCGCGGGTCGTGCCAGGGTCGGTTGTGATCGTCGACGAGCTCGGCCCGGTCGAGCTGCGCGGCGAGGGCCACATGCCGGCCGTGCGGAGAGCCCTGGCTGCACCTGGCCTCCGAGGCGCAATCATCGTCGTCCGCCGCGCCCTCGTGCCGTCCCTGCTCGATGAGCTGGACGCCTCGGATGCGGTGGTGATCGACGTCGAAAACGGCGGCCGGGGCTCGGCGGAGGAGATCGCCGCGGCTCTGCTGAGCTCGTCGAGCTGAAGCGAGGAAGTTCGCGGTCATCTCGCGATCGGGCCGTGGTGGGGGGAGCACGTCGATATGGGTGGGTCGAGTTGCCGGGGGAAATGGTGTGTTCATTTTGGCGCATCATTTTTGAGAGAGGTAATCATTTCGCATCTCATTTTTGACATCTGGTGTCCTCGTTCATATCGTTGAATATGTACCGATTGGTGGAATTATCCACAGAATGGCGCGCGCGGGACGGCCGAAGTGTTGGTCCCGAGGAAGCTCCCTCCCGCGGCTTCGGCGAGGGCGCGCAGCACGCGCCGTCCGACCGATGACCACATCGGCGAAGGGAGATGGAGATGCCACGAGGAATCAGTTCGGCGTTCGCCTGTCTCGCATTAGCCCTGTCATGCGCCGCGGTGGTCGAGTCGCAGGACTTCTCCTGCACCAACTGTTTCTCCGAGACATCGGCGGGCGAAAGCCACAGCTGCGCCATTCGCGAGGACGGTTCGTTGACCTGCTGGGGGTATGACTTCTTCGGCCAGTCAACGGCTCCGACGCTCGATCCCGAGTGGTACGACGTCGTCCAGGTCTCGTCGGGCGGTTATCACACCTGTGCCGTGGTCGACTGTACGCCTCCTCCGGGCCAGTTCTGTGTCCTCGGCAACGGTTGGTGCTGGGGAGATGACGATGACGGCCAGGCTTCACCGCCGTTCGGCGCCGTCTTCGACCACATCGCTGCCGGACGCTACCACTCGTGCGGGCTCACGACCGAAAACCAGGTCCGCTGCTGGGGCAACGACGACTACGGGCAGGCGACCGATCCGTCCCTGCCGAGCGACCGCCAGTTCACTCAGATCTCGGCGGGTGGCTATCACAACTGCGGCATCATCGAGTGCCTGCCGATGCATGTCTGTTTCTGGCCGACGAATGTCGAATGCTGGGGCTCCAACGGGTGGGGTCAGACGACGTTGACCGGCCTGGCGAACGATTTCGTCCAGGTATCGGCGGGCTGGTACCACAACTGTGGGGTGCGCGAGTCCGGTGCGGTAGAGTGCTGGGGCCGGGACGACTACGACCAGTCGACGCCACTCACGAGGTTTCTGTTCCAGTCGGTATCGGCTGGTGGCTTTCACAGCTGCGGCCTGACGACCGGAGGCACGGTGGCTTGCTGGGGCCGCGACGACTTCGGCCAATCGAGCCCGCCGAAGGGCACTTTCACATCCGTGTCGGCCGGCGGTTTTCATACCTGTGCCGTGCGAACCGACGGTTCGGTGGCCTGCTGGGGGGCCGAAAGCTACAACCGGTTGATTCCTACCGCGGGCCTGTGCGGGCTGTTCGACGCCGACTTCGAGGTCGGCGGCGACTGCCGCTGGAGCAACGGCAGCACGCCGTGCTGGACCTACGATTGTGACGGCGACGGCAGCGTCTCTGCAAACTCCGATAGCCACTGCCTGCCGTCACCACCGCTGAGCGCACCTCCGGAGTGCCCCTTCCCGGGCGGTATTTGGATCGACCAGACGGCGGCGTGCGGCACCTATGACTGCGCGGACGAAAACCCATTCGTGTTCTCGGGCCAGACCGAGTACTATCCGGTGCCCTACACTCCCGACGACGGCACAGACGCCGATCGCTTCGACTTCGACTGCGATGGCGTCGAGGAAAAGCAGTACGACCGCCTCGCCACCAGTCTCTGCTGCGCGACGGTCGGGGGCCCATGCTTGGCGGTGGAGGGGCCGGGTTGCGATCTGCCGGGCTGGGACACGGCGACGGTCTCCGGGGTTCCGGCGTGCGGCGAGACCGCCGACTTTCTGACCTGCGAAACGACCCAGTCCGGCTGTCTCGAAACGGTCATCCAACAGACCCAGTCCTGCCGCTAGGGCCGCCGCCAGCGGAAAACAGGCGAACGGTAGTTCTCTGCTCAGAGCGATATGGGCTCATTTGCGAATTCTCAGGATTGATTCTTTTCCTGAACGATTCTTTTTATGCAGGTTTACGTTTTGAGATTCACTGAGCTGCGGTGATAGAATTCGGACATTAGAGGAGTCTGCCAGAACGAAAAAATTGTGAGGATGCAAAGGAGGCGGATGTGTATTTCAACGTGAAGCTCGTCCGTGTGACGGCGCATGTTGTGTTCGCGGTAGTGGTGTCGTTTGTCTGGACACTCCCTGCAGGCGCGCAGTGCTACGACTTGACGTTGCCTGGTCCTGCGATGACATCGATCACCATTGGACACCCGGACACTGGCTTGGTGCTGATGCCCCTGGCCGACATTTCTCTGAAGTCGTTCACCTTCAACAACCA
This genomic window contains:
- a CDS encoding ATP-binding cassette domain-containing protein is translated as MLNHADAGHTLEAKSLSVRLPGVARPVLQDLDLRLDSGQAIGVCGRSGVGKSTLVRAMAGLVPWFHPAEIGGEVVFDGEPIDDLDPGQRAHLMATCLDRPDAQLFLPTVEQEIEAARRLHGASEFHERAVAVLGIDRLPSRQISELSSGQRQRIALAVALAGCPRPVLLDEPTAHLDRDGVNVFGSLVREGRELGGMFMVSEQAGWRLHGAVSQWHELADGSLAPGPDPKLPKLPSPSPCGERVVLSARGLRVERGGRTLLANAGIEVREGEVVVLTGANGCGKSTLAEALCGLRRAQGGVVEREGRAALMLPSSELQLFAGSVADEVAAAGARSDESARVLRRHRLEHLSARAPWTLSRGERQRLVHAALDLLQPEIMIVDEPGQGLDPQDLAAFVHLVHRRAEKGRAYIIISHRLELVAAAHRHLRISDERLIEAAP
- a CDS encoding DUF2478 domain-containing protein; amino-acid sequence: MKRVAAVALAVSTVIVLFGEPINAVWAALVAVAAVWVLDPVALRAGLRVGAVLAIVFAAAVTAAVVAWAEGPQRGVELGGMVLLRLLIMTIAAGVLVRSVNAEKILRLTERLGLERLGLVLGLALNSLPSLAHASGDVWTAARVRSDGPLQLLRRVPNLGEVLLSHTARIAEEASAAASLRGHSALTRPGGRVSGAVRTVVVTGPPGGGKTDVVAAVAGQLQNEGVPVFGFIQPGILEDGEKVGFRLRDVATGDEAVLATRGERREGDFGTRFQFTDEGFRLGSQALSRVVPGSVVIVDELGPVELRGEGHMPAVRRALAAPGLRGAIIVVRRALVPSLLDELDASDAVVIDVENGGRGSAEEIAAALLSSSS